GCCTGGCCGCGTCGCTACGGGTTGCGCAGGCCGTCCGGATCCGAAGCCCGCGCCTGCGCCGTGCGTCCCGGCGCAGCGTCACCGCCCATCGGCGATAAGCCATTTCCTCCGGTTCCTGGGCAGGGCGTATGATGGGGCGCCAGCACCGGGGGCTATTTCTGGAACAGCACCATGTTCATCAACTTCTGGTATCCCGCCGGCCTTAGCGCCGAAATCGGAGAGAATCCCGTCAGGCGCCGCATGCTCGGCCAGGACTTCGTGCTCTGGCGCGATCCGGCCGGCCAGGTGCACTGCCTGTCGAACACCTGCATCCATCGCGGCGGCTCGCTCGCCGGCGGCAAGGTGCGCGATGGTGAAATCGCCTGCCCGTACCACGGCTGGCGGTTCGCGGGCGACGGCCGCTGCACCCGCATCCCCTCGCTGGGTCTGGAGGCGCGGATTCCGGGCCGTGCGCGGGTGGATGCCTACCCGACGGCAGAGAAGTACGGCCTCGTATTCGCTTTCCTCGGCGATCTGCCCGAGGAGGAGCGCTGCCCGATCATGGAAATTCCCGAGTTTCGCGGCGAGAGCCCTGACGAGGGCTGGCGGGCGACCATCCAGCATTTCGACTGGGACTTCGACTACCAGCGCTCGATGGAGAACGGCATCGACGGCGCGCACAACGAGTACGTGCACCCGACCCACGGGTATTCCGGCGAGCGGGAGGACATCCGCATCGCCGTGGAGAACTATCGCTGGGTCGACGATGAATGGGACACCGGCTTTTTCAGCAGCCGCCGCGCGCCGCCGCTGGCAGACAAGAAGATGCGCGACGCCTCGGGGCGTCATGGCGACGCCGTGATCACCGGCGGCACGGGGCACCACGGGGTGTCGATGATCTGGACCCTGATCCACCCGACCGATGCCATGAGCATTCATCAGTATCTCTTCGAGACACCCATCGAAGATGGTCGCACCAGCCTGTATCTCGTGAACCTGCGTAATTTCCTCATCGACCCGTCGGAAGACGCGCGCATGATGGGGCGCAACGAAGTCGTCGCGACCCAGGATCGCGATGTGCTCTACGACGTGCAGCCGGTGCTCACACCGCGCACACGCACGAAGGAGTTTTTTACCCCCGCCGATACCGCCATCGCCAAGTACCGCGACAAGCTGCAGGCCTGGGAGGATCGCGGCTGGCGCATCGACACCGACACCGTCCGGCGCAACAGCCGACGGGTCGCCTATGCGATCCCGAGCCCGGCGCGGCGCACGCAGACCGGCTGGGTGCTCGATCCGGTGCCGCTGGTGGCGGCGCGTGCTGCCGCCCGGGAGCAGGGCACCGCCAGCCGGGTTGCCGGCGGGGAGCGGACCTCCTAGGGCAAGGCGTCCAAAGGGCAGGCTCTCACGACATAAGAACAAGATGTGCCGCGCAATGGGCGGCGATTCGCCCCGCGACGGGGCAAACGACGATCAGGTATTTGATTTTTTTCCATGAGTTTGGAAGATTCTGTCCAGTAGAGGCATCCGGAATCGGCAGACCGCGGGTTGCGGTCGATGGCAGGGATATGAGTAGCCGGTTCGCGGAAGGCATCCCGAATTTATGCTGTTGACCGAGACGTCGACCGACTATTCGCAACAGGTGCTACGCACCGATGTCGCCGGCATGCCGCTCGAGTGGATCGACTACCGGGAGGCGGTCAGCCTGTATTACACCGGGCAGGTTGCCTACACCTGCGGCTCGCTGCTGTACCAGGTCTTCGGCGGCTACAGTGCGCGCTCGGGGCTGCGCAGTGTCGTCGAGGTCAATTCGATCGTGGCCACGGTCGGTCGCACTCCGGGCATGGCGGCCATGCGCGAGAGTTACATCCCGCCCCTGAACAACAAGACGTTGTTTCGTCGTGACGCGAATCTCTGCCTGTATTGCGGCGAACGCTTTCTGTCCCGC
This genomic interval from Gammaproteobacteria bacterium contains the following:
- a CDS encoding aromatic ring-hydroxylating dioxygenase subunit alpha, which codes for MFINFWYPAGLSAEIGENPVRRRMLGQDFVLWRDPAGQVHCLSNTCIHRGGSLAGGKVRDGEIACPYHGWRFAGDGRCTRIPSLGLEARIPGRARVDAYPTAEKYGLVFAFLGDLPEEERCPIMEIPEFRGESPDEGWRATIQHFDWDFDYQRSMENGIDGAHNEYVHPTHGYSGEREDIRIAVENYRWVDDEWDTGFFSSRRAPPLADKKMRDASGRHGDAVITGGTGHHGVSMIWTLIHPTDAMSIHQYLFETPIEDGRTSLYLVNLRNFLIDPSEDARMMGRNEVVATQDRDVLYDVQPVLTPRTRTKEFFTPADTAIAKYRDKLQAWEDRGWRIDTDTVRRNSRRVAYAIPSPARRTQTGWVLDPVPLVAARAAAREQGTASRVAGGERTS